The following is a genomic window from Chitinophagales bacterium.
AGTCATAGTAGTAGGACCATAAACTATTGTAGCACCTGTGGCCTTAGCTAAATCCACATGTCCACTGACAAAATCAGCATGAAAATGCGTTTCAAATATATATTTTATTTTCACACCGTCTTTGTTGGCTCTGTCTAAATATGGCTGAATTTCTCTGAGTGGATCTATGATGGCTGCCTCACCATTGCTAGCTAAATAATAGGCTCCCTGAGCCAAACATCCTGTATAAATTTGTTCTAAAATCATATTGTTACTTATTAGGTTATGCAAATATAAATAAATGAACATATATTCATATAAAAAAGTTTCAATAATTGCAAACTAGCCTTAAAATATTGTTTATGTATGCTTTATGTGACTATAGTTTATCACAAATTAATCATTAGAAGCCACAACGTGGCGAACTATATGATTTAGTTGTCCCGAAGAACCTTCGGGACGATTTAGAAATTGTTTCAATCCCCTACGTACGGGATTGAAATACTATTTCTTAATCGATTCTGCATTTTCTAATACGGAATATGGGTTTAAATCTACCAGCAATAAATGGAGTTTCAAGTAGGCAAAAACCGTCAATTTAACTCAATTCATTAGATTGACAATCTACATTAAACTTTGAAACACCTACTATTTAAAGAAAACAACTATTTTTGTTTACAAAGATTTAGAAATGGATAGTAAGCAAAGAGCCCAAATTATTGAAAACGCAAAAAACTTTTTCAGAAATGAGATAGTTCAAAGTCATATAGAAGGAGCTTGTGAAAGGGCAAGTAAGCTATCTGAGTATAATGTAAATCCATTTTTATTCAAGTATTTAGCAAACTTTTTAACTGGTAATGATGATTCAGAAAGTATTGCAAGAGCATTAGTACTGCCAAGAATTTTGGGGTCTTCAATTAATACTTCATTTGGTATGAAAATTCAAAATTTGATAAGTTCACTATTTCAAGGATTAGGCTCAACAACACAAGGGATTGATATCGAATTTATCGATGCTATTGATGGCAATAAAAAATATTGTCAATTAAAAGCTGGTCCTAACACAATAAATCATGATGATGTAACTACAATTATTAACCATTTTAATGGTGTACGTACTTTAGCTAGGACTAACAATCTTAATGTTGGTATAAATGATATGATTGTTGGAGTTGTCTATGGTGAAAATACGGAACTAAGCTCACATTACAAAAAAATTAGTAGTACATACCCTGTTATCATTGGTAAAGACTTTTGGCATAGACTAACTGGTAAAGATGATTTCTATTTTGAACTGATAGATGCTATTGGAGAAGTAGCTCTAGAAGTTGATGCAAGTAAAGTAGTAGATCAAACCATTCAGAAGTTAACTATCGAGATAGAAAAAAAATACAAATAGTCAGTTAACTCATAGAATATCGTGAATAATACTGGTTTAAAAATTTAACTATTGAATAGCCGACCTCTGCCCCTAAACTAACTGGAACAGCATTCCCTATTTGTTTATATTGTTGAGCTAAAGAGCCTTCAAAAGACCAATCATCTGGAAATGTTTGTATTCTAGCATACTCTCTAACAGTGAAAGGTCTTGTTTCTTCAGGATGACATCGTTCTGTTTGTTTTTGAGCTGGACTACAAGTAAGAGTAAGACAAGGCTCATCCCAACCAATTCTCCTAGCGATACCAGTTTTACCCCCACCTAAATAAAAACTCCCACCCATAAATTTTTTTTGAATATCAATTGGCAAATCTCGCCAATATCCTTTTTGCGGAACCAAGTCTAAAATAACTTTCTTACTTTGAGGATATTTTACGCCGGGTGATTTTGGAACATTGGTATTATATAATTCCCCTTTTTTTAATGCATCCTTCAAACAATAAATTTTACTATGAGGTTTAGGATATTCGTATTGAATACTAATATCCTTTCTAATTCCAACTAATATCAATCTTTCTCTTTTTTGAGGAACTTTATAATTTATTGCTTTTAAAACTTGGACAGGAACAATTTTATATCCAATCTCATTTAAAATTGAAATCATTCCTTCCAATGTTTTTCCATTTTCGTGACTTAACAACCCTCTAACATTTTCTCCAATACAAATTAGTGGATTTACTTCTTTAACGACCCTTG
Proteins encoded in this region:
- the dcm gene encoding DNA (cytosine-5-)-methyltransferase, with the translated sequence MKEYLSLSEVSELIGKSKETLRRWDREGKLTAVREPMSNYRVYKRKEVEVLFSDFVNSENEHISNFEKPLNEYSVLELFAGAGGLAVGMEKAGFKCVALNEIDKWACQTLRKNRPNWNVLEGDIKDYNFSEYYNKVDVVTGGFPCQAFSYAGKKLGLADARGTLFYEFARVVKEVNPLICIGENVRGLLSHENGKTLEGMISILNEIGYKIVPVQVLKAINYKVPQKRERLILVGIRKDISIQYEYPKPHSKIYCLKDALKKGELYNTNVPKSPGVKYPQSKKVILDLVPQKGYWRDLPIDIQKKFMGGSFYLGGGKTGIARRIGWDEPCLTLTCSPAQKQTERCHPEETRPFTVREYARIQTFPDDWSFEGSLAQQYKQIGNAVPVSLGAEVGYSIVKFLNQYYSRYSMS